From a single Natronorubrum tibetense GA33 genomic region:
- a CDS encoding winged helix-turn-helix domain-containing protein: MEAIADDVSGATVAIVDQVLEEYGDPGESPGESENVGDDSSSDAEADERQETRTPESSATARDPPESDDAESAMTEHDSRSDTDLELSLEPDDVTEKQRETLAEIYRRPDATQAALAETLGVSSATISQRVNAIDEFHWADRHEFVEVLFDDGDWFEDDAVEETARDGPEPESDSGAERTAIDGSGSDDERTDLEEPSGIDSSATSDVERLTPGDETPVERSPSANERPPSENGSAAERAEPADGGSVDRAQPADASGAARAQPPDASGVERTEPGAESNGRRDPDPGRGPDPESQGDSGDESHAFARAASSEAAGLDAGTSSVPGGESVSELTEQLEAVTERLESLERRLEDDSASEPGALSDPELAHKVVHACLSADNISEDEELRLLKEMAATDSAQT; encoded by the coding sequence ATGGAGGCGATCGCGGACGACGTCAGCGGTGCCACCGTCGCCATCGTCGACCAGGTTCTCGAGGAGTACGGCGATCCCGGGGAATCCCCGGGCGAATCCGAGAACGTCGGCGACGACTCGAGTAGCGACGCCGAGGCCGACGAGCGACAGGAGACGCGGACGCCCGAGTCGTCGGCTACAGCACGCGACCCACCCGAATCAGACGACGCGGAGTCAGCCATGACCGAACACGATAGCCGATCCGATACGGATCTCGAACTGTCGCTGGAACCGGACGATGTGACGGAGAAACAACGCGAGACGCTCGCGGAGATCTACAGACGACCGGACGCGACGCAGGCGGCGCTCGCGGAGACCCTCGGCGTCAGTAGCGCGACGATCAGTCAGCGCGTGAACGCGATCGACGAGTTCCACTGGGCCGACCGCCACGAGTTCGTCGAGGTACTGTTCGACGACGGCGACTGGTTCGAAGACGACGCCGTCGAGGAGACCGCACGGGACGGTCCGGAACCCGAGTCGGATTCCGGCGCGGAGCGAACGGCGATCGACGGGTCCGGAAGCGACGACGAACGGACCGACCTCGAGGAGCCGTCCGGGATCGACTCGAGCGCGACGAGCGACGTCGAACGACTGACTCCCGGCGACGAAACGCCGGTCGAACGAAGTCCGTCTGCGAACGAACGACCCCCGTCTGAAAACGGGAGTGCCGCCGAGCGAGCCGAACCTGCGGACGGAGGTTCCGTCGACCGAGCCCAGCCTGCAGACGCGAGTGGGGCCGCTCGAGCTCAGCCTCCAGACGCGAGCGGCGTTGAGCGGACCGAACCCGGCGCCGAGAGCAACGGTAGACGGGATCCCGATCCCGGTCGTGGGCCGGACCCGGAGTCACAGGGCGATAGCGGCGACGAATCCCACGCGTTCGCTCGAGCGGCGTCGTCGGAGGCCGCGGGATTAGACGCTGGCACGTCGAGTGTTCCCGGCGGCGAGTCGGTCAGCGAACTCACCGAGCAACTCGAGGCGGTGACGGAGCGACTCGAGTCGCTGGAACGGCGACTCGAGGACGACTCCGCGTCGGAACCGGGTGCCCTGTCGGATCCCGAACTCGCACACAAGGTCGTCCACGCGTGTCTCTCCGCGGACAACATTTCCGAGGACGAAGAGTTGCGGCTCCTGAAGGAGATGGCAGCGACCGACTCTGCGCAGACGTGA
- a CDS encoding phosphatase PAP2 family protein, producing the protein MLSQSALDRSVGVTELLRDVLPEWIVPFFELAALFGDELVVVGVLLLFVAADVYRSVRRGSDRLVSDRVAFVSAVVLGGLALTLVVKTTLGFPRPPASLQAVPREGEGFPSGHTMAATVLWGALALWGVRFSRRRRVGLAAVLIGLVGFSRLALGVHYLVDVLASVGLGIGYLVLAAAVTGREPRPAFAGAAVLGGVAVLSTGGDADGWLAFVGCVGGAVGWWLTTLPSVRKIWRSVTQ; encoded by the coding sequence ATGTTATCACAGTCCGCTCTGGATCGATCCGTCGGCGTTACCGAACTCCTCCGAGACGTCCTCCCGGAGTGGATCGTCCCGTTTTTCGAACTCGCGGCGCTGTTCGGCGACGAACTCGTCGTCGTGGGCGTGTTACTGCTGTTCGTCGCCGCCGACGTTTACCGATCCGTCCGGCGCGGCTCCGACCGACTCGTCTCGGACCGCGTCGCGTTCGTCTCGGCCGTCGTCCTCGGCGGGCTGGCACTGACGCTCGTGGTGAAGACGACCCTCGGATTCCCGCGGCCGCCCGCGTCGTTACAGGCGGTCCCGCGCGAGGGAGAAGGGTTCCCGAGCGGGCACACGATGGCAGCCACCGTTCTCTGGGGCGCACTCGCACTGTGGGGCGTGCGGTTCAGCCGTCGACGACGGGTCGGCCTGGCCGCGGTGCTGATCGGACTCGTGGGCTTCTCCCGGCTCGCACTCGGTGTTCACTATCTCGTCGACGTGCTCGCGTCGGTCGGGTTGGGGATCGGCTATCTCGTTCTCGCAGCGGCGGTCACCGGCCGCGAGCCCAGGCCGGCCTTCGCCGGCGCGGCGGTGCTCGGCGGCGTGGCAGTACTCTCGACCGGCGGCGACGCCGACGGCTGGCTGGCGTTCGTCGGCTGCGTCGGCGGGGCCGTCGGCTGGTGGCTCACGACCCTCCCGTCGGTCCGAAAGATCTGGCGATCAGTCACCCAGTAA
- a CDS encoding PGF-CTERM sorting domain-containing protein: MNRRSQLTTVFVALMVAISMVGMAGTVGANGSMDSDRTVHTMENGEDVYLVFGVDLGDQSVEEFIDDHVTDNPGEPAADQDTVSEVIQYQDVGQVNINEQGEAVAIAMDGAEATAIQEVNQQNANTQEGVASAENNAGVSQETTIEEVGDVFVVMGDENGQEYNGWGAVDEDGETTVSQDAEASVSQAQAVNQANIVQNNTALAFAENGSEATAVQMTEQSNINLQEGYASATNVYGADLEGDKDLHDEHKKYDGDSTAPSAEQDADASVEQIQEIEQVNSVEMGSAIAIAVGEDSSATAVQITDQTNLNEQLGTAEAMNVLMDSAGMHVATASADGATDVVTQDADEEYSDTELKGDEASDVGQTAEANVTQYQSVEQVNINLDSSAQAIATDGSTAEAVQLTFQQNVNAQIGSAEALNVFLEDDEDIDYDDAKDQYEGAIKTSTTTAMVNGDGLADANSTTFDYDGDNEQLNDVEQHSSADVEQSQQVAQTNLQSNNALAVAEDAGDAFAFQMTMQENENLQFTSAESASVAEGAVGDDADEDEKDHDDDEKKSDDDEKTDDDDKSTIEASDSDADDDEQKKEDDSVPGFGVVVALVAVLAAAMFARFEH, from the coding sequence ATGAACCGACGATCACAGCTTACGACGGTATTCGTCGCCCTGATGGTCGCTATCTCGATGGTCGGGATGGCGGGCACCGTGGGCGCAAACGGGAGTATGGATTCGGATCGAACAGTGCACACGATGGAGAACGGGGAGGACGTCTACCTCGTCTTCGGCGTCGACCTCGGCGATCAATCGGTTGAAGAGTTTATTGACGATCACGTGACGGACAACCCTGGTGAACCCGCAGCTGACCAGGACACCGTCTCCGAAGTGATCCAGTACCAGGACGTTGGCCAGGTTAACATCAACGAACAAGGTGAAGCCGTCGCCATCGCGATGGACGGCGCCGAGGCCACGGCCATCCAGGAAGTGAACCAGCAGAACGCGAACACTCAGGAGGGTGTCGCGTCCGCGGAGAACAACGCAGGTGTCAGCCAGGAGACGACCATCGAAGAAGTCGGTGACGTCTTCGTGGTCATGGGCGACGAGAACGGACAGGAGTACAACGGCTGGGGCGCCGTCGACGAGGACGGCGAGACGACCGTCAGCCAGGACGCTGAAGCCTCCGTCAGCCAGGCCCAGGCAGTGAACCAGGCGAACATCGTCCAGAACAACACCGCACTCGCGTTCGCGGAGAACGGTAGCGAGGCGACCGCGGTGCAGATGACCGAGCAGTCCAACATCAACCTCCAGGAAGGCTACGCAAGCGCGACGAACGTCTACGGCGCCGACCTCGAGGGCGACAAGGACCTCCACGACGAGCACAAGAAGTACGACGGTGACAGCACGGCTCCGAGCGCGGAGCAGGACGCTGACGCATCCGTCGAACAGATTCAGGAGATCGAGCAAGTAAACAGCGTCGAGATGGGCAGTGCGATCGCGATCGCAGTCGGTGAGGACTCCTCCGCGACCGCCGTCCAGATCACCGACCAGACCAACCTGAACGAACAGCTCGGCACCGCCGAAGCCATGAACGTCCTGATGGACTCCGCCGGGATGCACGTCGCGACCGCGAGCGCCGACGGCGCAACCGACGTCGTGACCCAGGACGCCGACGAAGAGTACAGTGACACCGAGCTGAAAGGCGATGAGGCCAGCGACGTTGGCCAGACCGCCGAAGCGAACGTCACGCAGTACCAGAGCGTCGAGCAGGTGAACATCAACCTCGACAGCTCGGCCCAGGCGATCGCCACGGACGGCAGCACGGCCGAAGCCGTTCAGCTGACCTTCCAGCAGAACGTCAACGCGCAGATCGGTTCCGCCGAAGCGCTGAACGTCTTCCTGGAAGACGACGAAGACATCGACTACGACGACGCGAAGGACCAGTACGAGGGTGCCATCAAGACCTCGACGACGACCGCGATGGTCAACGGTGACGGCCTCGCCGACGCCAACAGCACGACCTTCGACTACGACGGTGACAACGAGCAGCTCAACGACGTCGAGCAGCACTCGAGCGCCGACGTCGAACAGAGCCAGCAGGTCGCACAGACGAACCTGCAGTCGAACAACGCGCTCGCAGTCGCCGAAGACGCCGGCGACGCCTTCGCGTTCCAGATGACCATGCAGGAGAACGAGAACCTCCAGTTCACGTCCGCTGAATCCGCGTCCGTCGCCGAAGGCGCAGTCGGCGACGACGCTGACGAGGACGAGAAGGACCACGACGATGACGAAAAGAAGAGCGACGACGATGAGAAGACTGACGACGATGACAAGTCCACCATCGAAGCGAGCGACTCCGACGCCGATGACGACGAGCAGAAGAAAGAGGACGACTCCGTGCCCGGCTTCGGTGTCGTCGTCGCCCTCGTCGCAGTGCTCGCCGCCGCGATGTTCGCCCGATTCGAACACTGA
- the radB gene encoding DNA repair and recombination protein RadB: protein MNDEAIPTGCAPVDELLGGGFERGTVTQVYGPPAAGKTNLALSAAVETAADDGTAVYIDTEGVSVDRFQQLLTARVGEDDVEAVASRIVVEDALNFEEQSEAVRDAEEFAERADLIVLDSATGFYRLERTGDNDDGEALRGVARQVTHLLSLARKHDLAVVLTNQVFADPEADRTRALGGNTLEHWTGVVLRLERFRGGNRRATLEKHRSKAVGESVQFRITDSGLEGGDDSSRL from the coding sequence GTGAACGACGAGGCGATCCCGACCGGCTGTGCCCCGGTCGACGAGTTACTCGGTGGGGGATTCGAACGCGGGACCGTCACGCAGGTGTACGGCCCGCCGGCAGCGGGCAAGACGAACCTCGCGCTCTCGGCGGCCGTCGAGACGGCCGCGGACGACGGCACCGCCGTCTACATCGACACCGAGGGCGTCTCCGTCGACCGCTTTCAGCAGTTACTCACCGCACGCGTCGGCGAGGACGACGTCGAGGCCGTCGCCTCCCGGATCGTCGTCGAGGACGCGCTGAACTTCGAGGAGCAGTCCGAGGCCGTCCGCGACGCCGAGGAGTTCGCCGAGCGCGCCGACCTGATCGTCCTCGACAGCGCGACCGGCTTCTACCGCCTCGAGCGAACCGGCGACAACGACGACGGCGAGGCGCTCCGCGGCGTCGCCCGACAGGTGACCCACCTGCTCTCGCTCGCCCGAAAACACGACCTCGCGGTCGTCCTGACGAACCAGGTGTTCGCCGACCCCGAGGCCGACCGCACGCGCGCGCTCGGCGGCAATACCTTGGAGCACTGGACCGGTGTCGTCCTCCGTCTCGAGCGCTTCCGCGGCGGAAACCGGCGGGCCACGCTCGAGAAACACCGCTCGAAAGCCGTGGGCGAGTCCGTTCAGTTCCGGATCACGGATTCGGGACTCGAGGGTGGCGACGACTCGAGTCGGTTGTAA
- a CDS encoding CBS domain-containing protein produces the protein MNIADIATRDYIEVDVGQRMGKVRSTFENGNPKGIIVTNDGAYEGVISEREVLQSHVEDDAKVAALIKPSRNDPAPKIDREENVREAARLLIESNSKVAPVFEHGDLWGVITDDAILEAVLENLDALSVEDIYTDDPVTLKEDDGIGKAINYLRENGISRLPVLNENGFLTGVVTTHDIADFVIRENHTTTTGDRVGDSQRLLDVPVYDIMNSPVVTTTLEVTAKEAVETMLEKDYAGLMVTPEDDDRVVIGVITKTDILRALTFTEEEHMDVQITNISMLDTITRESIVQSIEEVADKYADMQVMHAHVRFHEHNEKLRGTPLVQCQIRLRTNKGQVAGTGEGYGAENSFRVAIDKLERNVLEVKGVTSDEEYRGQLLRKLNEL, from the coding sequence ATGAATATTGCTGATATCGCCACCAGGGACTATATCGAAGTCGACGTCGGGCAGCGTATGGGGAAGGTTCGTTCTACGTTCGAGAACGGCAACCCCAAGGGAATTATCGTCACCAACGACGGGGCGTACGAGGGCGTCATCAGCGAGCGGGAGGTCCTCCAGTCACACGTCGAGGACGATGCGAAGGTGGCGGCGCTAATCAAACCGAGCCGGAACGACCCGGCACCGAAGATCGATCGGGAGGAGAACGTCCGGGAGGCCGCACGCCTCCTGATCGAGAGCAACTCGAAGGTCGCGCCCGTCTTCGAACACGGCGACCTCTGGGGAGTCATCACCGACGACGCCATTCTCGAGGCCGTCCTCGAGAACCTAGACGCTCTTTCGGTCGAGGACATCTACACCGACGATCCGGTCACCCTCAAAGAGGACGACGGGATCGGCAAGGCAATCAACTATCTGCGAGAGAACGGCATCTCTCGGCTTCCGGTCCTCAACGAGAACGGCTTTCTTACCGGCGTCGTGACCACCCACGACATCGCGGACTTCGTCATCCGAGAGAACCACACGACGACGACGGGCGACCGCGTCGGTGACTCCCAGCGGCTGCTCGATGTCCCCGTCTACGACATCATGAACAGCCCCGTCGTGACCACGACGCTCGAGGTAACGGCCAAGGAAGCCGTCGAAACCATGCTCGAGAAGGACTACGCCGGTCTGATGGTCACCCCCGAGGACGACGACCGCGTCGTCATCGGCGTCATCACCAAAACCGACATCCTGCGCGCGCTCACGTTCACCGAGGAGGAACACATGGACGTCCAGATCACCAACATCTCGATGCTCGACACCATCACCCGGGAGTCGATCGTTCAGAGCATCGAGGAGGTCGCCGACAAGTACGCCGACATGCAGGTGATGCACGCCCACGTCCGCTTCCACGAGCACAACGAGAAGCTTCGGGGTACCCCGCTCGTCCAGTGTCAGATTCGACTGCGAACCAACAAGGGCCAGGTCGCCGGCACCGGCGAGGGCTACGGCGCAGAGAACAGCTTCCGCGTCGCCATCGACAAACTCGAGCGCAACGTCTTGGAAGTCAAAGGCGTCACCAGCGACGAGGAGTACCGCGGTCAGCTGCTTCGAAAGCTAAACGAGCTGTAG
- a CDS encoding lycopene cyclase domain-containing protein encodes MAPDISVLGRYTYLATELVWGSVAFLLLHRANALRKAAVTILALYPVAYLWDRYTLAVGVFDIKLRTGIDIAGIPLEEHLFMAVVPGLVIGFHETIFGKE; translated from the coding sequence ATGGCACCCGACATCAGTGTACTCGGTCGGTACACCTACCTCGCGACGGAACTGGTCTGGGGAAGCGTCGCCTTCCTGTTGCTCCACCGAGCGAACGCGCTCCGAAAGGCCGCCGTAACGATCCTCGCGCTGTACCCCGTCGCCTACCTCTGGGACCGCTACACCCTCGCCGTCGGCGTTTTCGACATCAAACTCCGGACGGGGATCGATATCGCGGGGATCCCGCTCGAGGAACACCTCTTTATGGCGGTCGTGCCCGGACTCGTGATCGGCTTCCACGAAACCATCTTCGGCAAAGAGTAA
- a CDS encoding CAP domain-containing protein: MEDRRPSTDPNGSDPTDRALIRGILRFFVAVALVGAIVFGAVLFAPTLVDDIGGVDEFESPDGVDIGTQPSPSSDPPPAGERDPNVTDPNDPNESAYEADVETIDSMTVEDFVHAEVNDRRAEHGLEPLEWDGTVASVSRAHSYDMADRDYFDHVNPDGEEPMDRFTDVDDYCRGYGENIALTYIDRPVQNPDTDETDRHETAEELANGLVDQWMNSTPHRQAILEEDGVPDWDRAGVGVYLTDDGEAYASHNFCREY, from the coding sequence ATGGAAGACCGGCGTCCGTCGACCGATCCGAACGGCAGCGATCCCACCGATAGAGCGCTGATCCGGGGGATCCTGCGCTTTTTCGTCGCCGTCGCGCTGGTCGGCGCGATCGTGTTCGGCGCCGTGCTGTTCGCACCGACCCTCGTCGACGATATCGGCGGCGTCGACGAGTTCGAGAGCCCAGACGGCGTCGACATCGGGACGCAGCCGTCGCCGAGCTCGGACCCGCCGCCAGCCGGCGAACGCGATCCGAACGTCACGGACCCGAACGACCCCAATGAATCGGCGTACGAGGCCGATGTCGAGACGATCGATTCGATGACCGTCGAGGACTTCGTCCACGCCGAGGTCAACGACCGCCGGGCCGAGCACGGCCTCGAGCCCCTCGAGTGGGACGGCACGGTCGCCTCCGTCTCCCGGGCTCACAGCTACGACATGGCCGACCGCGACTACTTCGATCACGTCAATCCCGACGGCGAGGAGCCAATGGACCGGTTCACCGACGTCGACGACTACTGCCGGGGCTATGGTGAGAATATCGCGCTGACGTACATCGATCGGCCCGTCCAGAACCCCGACACGGACGAGACCGACCGCCACGAGACCGCGGAGGAACTCGCGAACGGGCTCGTCGATCAGTGGATGAACTCCACGCCGCACCGACAGGCGATCCTCGAGGAAGACGGCGTGCCCGACTGGGATCGGGCCGGCGTCGGTGTCTACCTCACGGACGACGGCGAGGCCTACGCGTCGCACAACTTCTGTCGCGAGTACTGA
- a CDS encoding YihY/virulence factor BrkB family protein, with protein MDVPETAKSVYRTATDRDISFLAAGFAYYAFVSLIPLVILALVVGSFLGGEDAAERLILVAGDFLPEAGEDLVLEALTTESGRAEATIVALGVASWGALKVFRGLSRAFDTVYDQTGEDTLVDQLKDGATVILAGVGALALMIGIGTVIGLAADVVPLAGLLSWVTLLVGLVLVFFPIYYVLPPIPVDALEILPGAVFAAVGWTVLQAGFQLYAANAGQYQAYGAVGAVLLFVTWLYFAGMLILFGAVLNVVLSELRLDE; from the coding sequence ATGGACGTTCCTGAGACGGCGAAGTCGGTCTATCGAACGGCAACCGACCGCGACATCTCCTTTCTCGCGGCCGGGTTCGCGTACTACGCGTTTGTCTCGCTGATTCCGCTCGTGATCCTCGCGCTCGTCGTCGGCTCGTTTCTCGGCGGGGAGGACGCCGCCGAACGGCTGATTCTGGTCGCCGGCGACTTCCTCCCCGAAGCGGGCGAGGACCTCGTGCTCGAGGCGCTGACGACCGAGTCCGGTCGCGCGGAGGCGACGATCGTCGCCCTCGGCGTCGCCTCCTGGGGTGCGCTCAAGGTCTTTCGCGGGCTCAGTCGCGCGTTCGACACCGTCTACGACCAGACCGGCGAGGACACGCTCGTCGACCAGCTCAAAGACGGCGCAACCGTGATCCTCGCCGGTGTAGGCGCTCTGGCGCTCATGATCGGTATCGGAACGGTGATCGGGCTCGCGGCCGACGTCGTTCCCCTCGCCGGTCTGCTGAGCTGGGTCACGCTGCTGGTCGGGCTCGTCCTCGTCTTCTTCCCGATCTACTACGTGTTGCCGCCGATTCCGGTCGACGCACTCGAGATCCTCCCCGGGGCCGTCTTCGCTGCCGTCGGCTGGACGGTCCTCCAGGCCGGCTTCCAGCTGTACGCGGCCAACGCCGGCCAGTACCAGGCCTACGGCGCGGTCGGCGCCGTCCTCCTCTTCGTCACCTGGCTCTATTTCGCCGGCATGCTCATCCTGTTCGGCGCGGTGCTCAACGTCGTCCTCTCGGAGCTCCGCCTCGACGAATAG
- a CDS encoding putative sodium/potassium/calcium exchanger, producing the protein MSDDQSRRSTAADSGADASESADDADGDTLEPSGGPQRVVSDQSVDDILDSLGETKANATGSSEPPATTAGEESTTVEFDEDEVPDPEETATDAESNLEDDGEANTDETESDGDGTAAETDGTEAGDDSTEAGDDATEAETDATASVDAAASSLQAETARAEDENESIEELAARIETGSVTGADVRAAEAGEGRESTPDVDEIELSMDDLEATQSKSSGSSAASGSDLGDDAGPLAGSISRDDGDSSDDGEDEAESPGLLGRVKRLFGG; encoded by the coding sequence ATGAGCGACGACCAGTCACGGCGGTCTACCGCCGCCGACTCCGGTGCCGACGCGAGCGAGTCGGCCGACGATGCGGACGGCGACACCCTCGAGCCGAGCGGCGGTCCCCAGCGCGTCGTCTCGGACCAGAGCGTCGACGACATCCTCGACTCGCTCGGTGAAACGAAAGCGAACGCGACGGGCTCGAGCGAGCCCCCCGCGACGACCGCAGGCGAAGAATCAACGACGGTCGAGTTCGACGAGGACGAGGTTCCCGACCCCGAGGAGACGGCGACCGACGCCGAATCGAATCTCGAGGACGATGGCGAAGCGAACACAGACGAGACCGAATCGGACGGTGACGGTACAGCGGCGGAGACCGACGGCACCGAAGCGGGTGACGATAGCACCGAAGCGGGTGACGATGCCACCGAGGCGGAGACCGACGCTACCGCTTCGGTCGACGCGGCGGCCTCCTCTCTCCAGGCTGAAACGGCCCGCGCGGAGGACGAAAACGAGTCAATCGAGGAACTGGCCGCCCGCATCGAAACCGGCAGCGTCACCGGCGCGGACGTTCGGGCCGCCGAAGCGGGGGAAGGACGCGAGTCGACACCCGATGTCGACGAAATCGAGCTCTCGATGGACGATCTCGAGGCCACGCAGTCGAAAAGCAGCGGCTCGAGCGCGGCTTCCGGCTCCGATCTCGGAGACGACGCCGGCCCACTCGCGGGGTCGATCTCGCGCGACGACGGCGACTCGAGCGACGACGGGGAGGACGAGGCGGAATCTCCCGGACTGCTCGGACGAGTCAAGCGGCTCTTCGGCGGATAA
- a CDS encoding MATE family efflux transporter, with translation MSRIPNPLRLTILYIGLSLARLGLIDRERAVQTTILAWPRIVTGIARMSKSAVDVAMVGVAVGTSAVAGVGFAGPFWGLAFAIGGGVAGGTIALVSQRFGADAYDELGLAVRSSTLLVVVISLPVAACFWFFPHEFISLLSSNESAIDYGATYLQVVALGIPFAGLNLVGSRTLVGADDSYIAMQIRAGGAVINIGLSALFIFGLGLEVAGAALGTVLANVAVTATFAVGIGAGRLPIIGALPIRVDPLGSYLDQDTLRDIVTIGLPVGGRNLVWTVAEFPMLGILDIFGENTVAAFVIARRIWGIMNTPGWGFGLASSSLVGQALGQNDEQTAEAYGRDIIRFAVATYLVSAVLIAVFAEQIVVLFADDPTSPEIPIAITLVYASCVAVVFQGVAGAAAGPLDASGDTKVPFASQFVGMFLVSIPLAYLGATTALGYWGLYLAFVAETSVPAAINYWRFRTDKWKAISETYRPDVAVADD, from the coding sequence GTGAGTCGGATTCCGAACCCGTTGCGTTTGACGATCCTCTACATCGGTCTCTCGCTTGCACGTCTCGGGCTGATCGATCGAGAGCGCGCCGTTCAGACAACCATCCTCGCGTGGCCCCGCATCGTCACCGGGATCGCGCGGATGTCCAAGAGCGCCGTCGACGTCGCGATGGTCGGCGTCGCGGTCGGAACCTCTGCCGTCGCGGGCGTCGGCTTCGCGGGGCCATTCTGGGGACTCGCGTTCGCCATCGGCGGGGGCGTCGCCGGCGGCACCATCGCGCTCGTCTCGCAACGATTCGGGGCCGACGCCTACGACGAGTTGGGACTGGCCGTTCGCTCGAGTACGCTGCTCGTCGTCGTGATCAGTCTCCCGGTCGCGGCGTGTTTCTGGTTCTTTCCCCACGAGTTCATTTCGCTGCTCAGTAGCAACGAGTCGGCGATCGACTACGGCGCGACGTACCTGCAAGTCGTCGCCCTCGGCATCCCATTCGCGGGGCTCAACCTCGTCGGGAGTCGGACGCTCGTCGGCGCGGACGACTCCTACATCGCGATGCAGATCCGCGCCGGCGGCGCGGTCATCAACATCGGGCTGAGCGCCCTGTTCATCTTCGGACTGGGGTTAGAGGTCGCCGGTGCCGCGCTCGGAACGGTGCTCGCGAACGTCGCCGTCACCGCGACATTCGCGGTCGGCATCGGTGCGGGCCGACTCCCGATCATCGGTGCGTTGCCGATCCGAGTCGATCCGCTGGGGTCCTACCTCGATCAAGATACGCTTCGAGACATCGTAACCATCGGACTCCCCGTCGGTGGTCGGAACCTCGTCTGGACCGTCGCCGAGTTCCCGATGCTCGGCATCCTCGACATCTTCGGCGAGAACACCGTCGCCGCGTTCGTCATCGCCCGGCGCATCTGGGGCATCATGAACACGCCCGGCTGGGGATTCGGGCTGGCATCCTCGAGTCTGGTCGGCCAGGCGCTCGGGCAGAACGACGAGCAGACAGCCGAGGCCTACGGGCGTGATATCATTCGATTCGCCGTGGCAACCTATCTCGTCAGCGCAGTTCTCATCGCGGTGTTCGCCGAACAGATCGTCGTGCTCTTCGCGGACGATCCGACGAGCCCCGAGATTCCGATCGCGATCACGCTCGTCTACGCCTCCTGCGTCGCAGTCGTCTTTCAGGGAGTCGCCGGCGCCGCTGCCGGGCCGCTCGACGCCAGCGGTGACACGAAGGTTCCGTTCGCCAGCCAGTTCGTCGGGATGTTCCTCGTCTCGATCCCACTGGCGTACCTCGGTGCGACGACCGCGCTGGGCTACTGGGGGCTGTACCTCGCGTTCGTCGCGGAGACGAGCGTGCCCGCCGCGATCAACTACTGGCGGTTCCGCACGGACAAGTGGAAGGCGATCAGCGAGACATATCGGCCTGATGTGGCGGTTGCAGACGATTGA
- a CDS encoding DUF7853 family protein has translation MPEQSAHSQSVTLSLPLEEQWTLHHVLLDRIEQERTATDPTTVDPPPVEVFQAFETLDAGHARFTIAQLDAIQTILAEYHHSPTWWELERPQLEELLYRVSSAIDGFEPALSAD, from the coding sequence ATGCCAGAACAGTCAGCACATTCCCAGTCCGTCACGCTATCGCTGCCGCTCGAGGAGCAGTGGACGCTCCATCACGTTCTCCTCGATCGTATCGAACAAGAGCGCACGGCAACGGATCCGACCACCGTCGATCCGCCGCCAGTCGAGGTGTTTCAGGCGTTCGAGACGCTCGACGCGGGCCACGCCCGCTTTACGATCGCACAGCTCGACGCGATCCAGACGATCCTCGCGGAATACCATCACTCACCAACGTGGTGGGAACTCGAGCGCCCGCAGCTCGAAGAGCTCCTGTACCGCGTCTCGAGCGCCATCGACGGGTTCGAACCGGCACTTTCGGCTGATTGA